From Streptomyces sp. NBC_00237, a single genomic window includes:
- a CDS encoding TetR family transcriptional regulator: MTGQVRTVDGRVAGRRGQATRQKLLDCLSEMLSSSPYRDVKVIDVARKAGTSPATFYQYFPDVEGAVLEIAEEMAKEGAGLTDLVAGRSWVGKAGAQTAEQLVDGFLDFWRKNDAILRVVDLGAAEGDKRFYKIRMKILNSVTNSLTDSMKELQAKGKVDKDVSPAAMAGSLVAMLAAVASHQKGFTTWGVKQAELRPNLAQLVHLGITGKKPAK, translated from the coding sequence ATGACAGGACAAGTACGCACCGTCGACGGCCGCGTGGCCGGTCGACGCGGTCAGGCGACGCGGCAGAAGCTGCTCGACTGCCTCAGTGAAATGCTCAGCTCGTCCCCTTACCGGGACGTCAAAGTCATCGACGTGGCTCGCAAGGCCGGGACTTCGCCCGCGACCTTCTACCAGTACTTCCCCGACGTAGAGGGCGCCGTCCTCGAAATCGCGGAGGAAATGGCCAAGGAGGGCGCGGGGTTGACCGACCTCGTCGCCGGGCGCTCGTGGGTCGGCAAGGCCGGAGCGCAGACCGCCGAACAACTCGTCGACGGCTTCCTCGACTTCTGGCGGAAGAACGACGCGATCCTGCGTGTGGTCGACCTCGGCGCGGCGGAGGGCGACAAGCGGTTCTACAAGATCCGCATGAAGATCCTGAACTCCGTCACCAACTCCCTCACGGATTCGATGAAGGAGCTCCAGGCGAAGGGCAAGGTCGACAAGGACGTGTCCCCGGCGGCGATGGCGGGCTCGCTCGTCGCGATGCTCGCGGCCGTCGCCTCGCACCAGAAGGGCTTCACGACCTGGGGCGTCAAGCAGGCCGAACTCCGCCCGAACCTGGCGCAGTTGGTTCACTTGGGCATTACGGGTAAAAAGCCCGCCAAGTAG
- a CDS encoding acyl-CoA dehydrogenase, with amino-acid sequence MDAAFTAEQDAIRRTLHEALHDALHELFVTRAEGERRRELWGRLADALERAPLSPPLLATSVLAAPLIATLGSQVQKDTLLPDITAGRSSAALAVPGGALSVALGLTGSNAAGDWAGGGRSGGVQARRGEKGWVLYGQADQVLDGHSADLLLVAAHAGGFARGRVLLFLVRAKDAVGLARVRQAASDEVRPLATLQLRDVEGELLGSGEGVAEALAGVGRAAAAVLAAEAVGVAERLLGRTVARARGRGGEGRLAEVHAAVEAARSAAYRTVWNPVDAGGGGLALAQGLEALRSAATEAMRGEGDAHEAQTRDAQACFARVARDEVLFGPVERLRAWAVEVSGLFGPAGGGGTGDGSADEKADEREAV; translated from the coding sequence ATGGATGCCGCCTTCACCGCGGAGCAGGACGCGATCCGCCGCACTCTGCACGAAGCTCTGCACGACGCTCTGCACGAACTGTTCGTCACGAGGGCCGAGGGGGAGCGCCGCCGGGAACTCTGGGGGCGGCTCGCCGACGCACTGGAACGTGCGCCGCTCTCGCCACCGCTCCTCGCGACGTCCGTACTGGCCGCGCCGCTGATCGCCACCCTCGGGTCGCAGGTGCAGAAGGACACCCTCCTGCCGGACATCACCGCAGGTCGCAGCAGTGCCGCGCTCGCCGTGCCCGGGGGCGCGCTGTCCGTCGCGCTCGGCCTGACCGGCTCCAACGCCGCCGGGGACTGGGCGGGCGGCGGCCGTTCCGGCGGCGTGCAGGCACGGCGCGGCGAGAAGGGCTGGGTGCTGTACGGGCAGGCGGACCAAGTGCTCGACGGGCACAGCGCCGACCTGCTGCTCGTCGCCGCGCACGCCGGGGGCTTCGCGCGCGGGCGGGTCCTGCTCTTTCTCGTACGGGCGAAGGACGCGGTCGGGCTGGCGCGCGTACGGCAGGCGGCCTCGGACGAGGTCCGGCCGCTGGCCACGCTGCAACTCCGGGACGTGGAGGGCGAGTTGCTGGGCTCGGGGGAGGGGGTGGCGGAAGCGCTCGCCGGGGTGGGGCGGGCCGCTGCGGCCGTCCTCGCGGCAGAGGCCGTCGGGGTCGCGGAACGGCTGCTCGGGCGGACCGTCGCCCGGGCGCGGGGGAGGGGTGGCGAGGGTCGGCTCGCCGAGGTGCACGCGGCGGTGGAGGCGGCGCGCTCGGCCGCGTACCGGACCGTGTGGAACCCGGTGGACGCGGGCGGCGGCGGGCTCGCCCTCGCGCAGGGCCTGGAGGCGCTCCGTTCCGCGGCGACCGAGGCGATGCGGGGCGAGGGCGATGCGCACGAGGCGCAGACGCGCGACGCGCAGGCGTGCTTCGCGCGGGTGGCGCGCGACGAGGTGCTGTTCGGCCCGGTCGAGCGGCTGCGGGCGTGGGCGGTGGAGGTGTCGGGGCTGTTCGGCCCGGCCGGTGGCGGCGGCACGGGGGACGGGTCGGCGGACGAGAAGGCGGACGAGAGGGAGGCCGTGTGA
- a CDS encoding pyridoxal 5'-phosphate synthase — MTYDDEARDEAGAARDFRTLLHSLRVWDGIDLPHFAPEAAPATPLPLFRAWLREAAEAGQPEAHVMTLATADADGRPSTRVLTLHDADEDGWHFGTHSTSRKGRELAARPDAALGFYWPVQARQVRVEGQVLSGTPEAATADLHARSTGALAAALTGRMSDVLPSQAELREASEASWTRAEADPTLTAPTWTLYALAPTAVEFFQGDARRQHVRLRYRRDGERWVRELLWP; from the coding sequence ATGACGTACGACGACGAAGCCCGTGACGAAGCCGGAGCCGCCCGCGACTTCCGCACGCTCCTCCACTCCCTCCGGGTCTGGGACGGCATCGACCTCCCGCACTTCGCCCCGGAGGCCGCCCCCGCCACCCCGCTCCCCCTCTTCCGCGCCTGGCTGCGCGAAGCGGCCGAGGCGGGCCAGCCGGAAGCCCACGTCATGACCCTCGCCACCGCCGACGCGGACGGCCGCCCCTCGACCCGGGTCCTCACCCTCCACGACGCGGACGAGGACGGCTGGCACTTCGGCACCCACAGCACGAGCCGCAAGGGCCGGGAGCTGGCCGCCCGCCCGGACGCGGCCCTCGGCTTCTACTGGCCGGTCCAGGCCCGCCAGGTCCGCGTCGAGGGGCAGGTACTCTCCGGCACGCCCGAGGCGGCGACGGCCGACCTGCACGCCCGCTCGACGGGAGCCCTGGCCGCCGCCCTCACCGGCCGCATGAGCGACGTACTCCCTTCCCAGGCGGAGTTGAGGGAGGCTTCCGAAGCCTCCTGGACGCGCGCGGAGGCCGACCCGACCCTCACCGCCCCCACCTGGACGCTGTACGCGCTCGCCCCGACGGCGGTCGAGTTCTTCCAGGGCGACGCCCGGCGTCAGCACGTACGACTGCGCTACCGGCGGGACGGCGAGCGCTGGGTGCGCGAGCTGCTCTGGCCGTAA
- a CDS encoding VOC family protein translates to MTAFAEGPSFAEGVPCWIDVSLPDIEAGRRFYGALFGWTFDEPAEKSQGYYTQAYVGEGEARKNVAGLAAKADGRMPTAWGVYFATPDARALVARAREAGGQIVTDAVAVGPYGTMAQIADPGGAVFGVWQGGSHPGFEQTAAPGAFCWTEVFVRAPGRDRVDAFYEKVFGFRGTDLSEDGGGVDYLGWSPAGAEPGPDSMVGGRTVIHDAFPAEMPPHFLSYFLVEDCDRAAAEVRRLGGRVTHPPFDIPYGRMAIVVDDQGAVFAMLAEPEGGPSDA, encoded by the coding sequence ATGACCGCATTCGCCGAAGGACCCTCGTTCGCGGAGGGCGTGCCCTGCTGGATCGATGTCTCCCTCCCCGACATCGAGGCGGGCAGGCGCTTCTACGGCGCACTGTTCGGCTGGACCTTCGACGAGCCCGCGGAGAAGAGCCAGGGCTACTACACGCAGGCGTACGTGGGCGAGGGCGAGGCCCGCAAGAACGTCGCCGGGCTCGCCGCCAAGGCCGACGGCCGCATGCCCACGGCCTGGGGCGTCTACTTCGCCACCCCGGACGCCCGCGCCCTCGTCGCCCGCGCGAGGGAGGCGGGCGGACAGATCGTCACGGACGCCGTGGCCGTCGGCCCATACGGCACGATGGCGCAGATCGCCGACCCCGGCGGCGCGGTCTTCGGCGTCTGGCAGGGCGGCAGCCACCCCGGCTTCGAGCAGACGGCGGCCCCCGGTGCCTTCTGCTGGACCGAGGTGTTCGTGCGCGCACCCGGCAGGGACCGCGTCGACGCCTTCTACGAGAAGGTCTTCGGCTTCCGGGGCACCGACCTCTCCGAGGACGGCGGCGGCGTGGACTACCTGGGCTGGTCGCCCGCCGGAGCCGAGCCGGGCCCGGACTCGATGGTCGGCGGACGCACCGTCATCCACGACGCGTTCCCGGCCGAGATGCCGCCGCACTTCCTCTCGTACTTCCTGGTGGAGGACTGCGACCGGGCGGCGGCGGAGGTGCGGCGGCTCGGCGGCCGGGTCACCCACCCGCCGTTCGACATTCCGTACGGGAGGATGGCCATCGTGGTCGACGACCAGGGCGCGGTGTTCGCGATGCTGGCGGAGCCTGAGGGCGGGCCCTCAGACGCATAA
- a CDS encoding nucleotidyl transferase AbiEii/AbiGii toxin family protein — translation MPELHTRLLADVIALGSPYPLVLTGGYAVRAHRLVNRPSQDLDVATENPAPMADIAATLRAGLEGRGWRVAALETAPLSARFTVADPNTGQECEVDILKEVFWRPVVRSPYGPVLAEEDVIGTKVRALADRGAPRDLIDVFAASRRWSAADLEEFGRRHARGRFEQEDLQANLAGAEWTDDEAFAAYGLNDAAISALRVWAVEWADDLAARLLEDSDDFGH, via the coding sequence ATGCCGGAGCTGCACACACGGCTCCTGGCGGATGTGATCGCGCTCGGGTCCCCGTATCCGCTGGTTCTCACCGGTGGATACGCCGTGCGGGCGCACCGCCTGGTGAACCGTCCCAGCCAGGACCTCGACGTCGCCACCGAAAACCCGGCACCCATGGCCGACATCGCCGCCACGCTCCGTGCCGGGCTCGAAGGTCGGGGTTGGAGGGTGGCGGCGCTTGAGACCGCCCCGCTCTCCGCCCGTTTCACCGTGGCTGACCCGAATACGGGGCAGGAGTGTGAAGTCGACATTCTCAAGGAAGTCTTCTGGCGGCCAGTCGTCAGGAGTCCGTACGGGCCCGTTCTCGCTGAGGAGGATGTCATCGGCACCAAGGTCCGTGCCCTCGCCGACCGTGGTGCGCCACGCGATCTCATCGACGTGTTCGCAGCCTCCCGTCGTTGGAGCGCTGCCGACCTGGAGGAATTCGGCCGTCGGCATGCCCGTGGCCGCTTCGAACAGGAAGACCTGCAGGCAAACCTTGCCGGAGCCGAGTGGACTGACGACGAAGCCTTCGCCGCCTACGGCCTCAACGACGCCGCGATCTCCGCTCTCCGAGTGTGGGCCGTGGAATGGGCCGACGATCTCGCCGCCCGGCTCCTTGAGGATTCCGATGATTTCGGGCACTGA
- a CDS encoding Zn-ribbon domain-containing OB-fold protein: protein MATTAADVPDIDAFTRPYWEAAAEGRLLVRRCADCGRAHHYPREFCPYCWSENGSWERASGRATLYTWSVVHRNDLPPYGERVPYVAAVVDLAEGPRMMTEVVDCEEAALRIGAEVEVVFRAGEGYAVPVFRLV, encoded by the coding sequence ATGGCGACGACTGCTGCTGACGTCCCCGACATCGATGCCTTCACCCGGCCGTACTGGGAAGCCGCCGCCGAAGGGCGGTTGCTGGTGCGGCGGTGTGCCGATTGCGGGCGCGCACACCACTATCCGCGCGAGTTCTGCCCGTACTGCTGGAGTGAGAACGGGAGTTGGGAGCGGGCGAGCGGGCGGGCGACGCTCTACACCTGGTCGGTCGTGCACCGCAACGACCTGCCCCCGTACGGGGAACGGGTCCCGTACGTGGCCGCCGTCGTCGACCTCGCCGAAGGGCCCCGGATGATGACCGAGGTCGTCGACTGCGAGGAGGCCGCGCTGCGGATCGGGGCCGAGGTGGAGGTGGTCTTCCGGGCGGGCGAGGGGTACGCGGTGCCGGTGTTCCGGCTGGTCTGA
- a CDS encoding FAD-dependent monooxygenase, whose amino-acid sequence MGHHTTPEPIRTARTVLISGASIAGPALALWLHRYGFVPTVVERAPELRSGGYKVDLRGTAVEVCKRMGIMDEVRAHSTDMQTGSYVDADNKTVGELPAEIFGARTGEDDEIMRGDLARILYDRTRDDVEYLFDDSIASLTEDEDGVLVTFENAPPRRFDLVVGADGMHSHTRRLTFGDEQQYRRHLGAYISIFTAPNDLNLDRHEAYHALPDKLVCAYSSRGQTTAKNMFVFASPELSYDHRDTAAQKRLLTDAFAADRGWQIPRLLTNAAAADDFYFDSMSLIELDRWSKGRVVLLGDAAHCTSPASGQGTGLALIGAYTLAGELAAADGDFARAFAAYESHLRPGVEHTQTFARKFVGEMTMDRKWKIQLRLLMVRMLPKMPWKGFIAKKIAEDVQKMAHAVPLKEYAGVVGHRAA is encoded by the coding sequence ATGGGACACCACACGACCCCCGAGCCCATCCGCACCGCCCGCACGGTCCTGATCTCCGGCGCGAGCATCGCGGGCCCCGCCCTCGCCCTCTGGCTGCACCGGTACGGCTTCGTGCCGACCGTCGTGGAGCGCGCCCCCGAGCTGCGCTCCGGCGGCTACAAGGTCGACCTGCGCGGCACGGCCGTCGAGGTCTGCAAGCGGATGGGCATCATGGACGAGGTCCGCGCCCACTCCACCGACATGCAGACGGGTTCCTACGTCGACGCCGACAACAAGACCGTCGGCGAGCTCCCGGCCGAGATCTTCGGCGCCCGGACCGGCGAGGACGACGAGATCATGCGCGGCGACCTGGCCCGCATCCTCTACGACCGCACCCGCGACGACGTCGAGTACCTCTTCGACGACTCAATCGCCTCCCTCACAGAGGACGAGGACGGCGTCCTGGTCACCTTCGAGAACGCCCCGCCCCGCCGCTTCGACCTGGTCGTCGGCGCGGACGGCATGCACTCCCACACCCGCCGTCTCACCTTCGGCGACGAGCAGCAGTACAGGCGCCACCTGGGGGCGTACATCTCGATCTTCACGGCGCCGAACGACCTGAACCTCGACCGCCACGAGGCGTACCACGCGCTCCCGGACAAGCTGGTGTGCGCGTACAGCTCGCGCGGCCAGACGACGGCGAAGAACATGTTCGTCTTCGCCTCGCCGGAACTCTCCTACGACCACCGCGACACGGCCGCCCAGAAGCGACTGCTGACCGACGCCTTCGCGGCGGACCGGGGCTGGCAGATCCCGCGCCTGCTCACCAACGCGGCAGCGGCGGACGACTTCTACTTCGACTCGATGAGCCTGATCGAGCTGGACCGCTGGTCGAAGGGCCGCGTCGTCCTCCTCGGCGACGCCGCGCACTGCACCTCACCCGCCTCCGGCCAGGGCACGGGCCTCGCCCTGATCGGCGCGTACACCCTTGCCGGTGAACTCGCCGCCGCAGACGGTGACTTCGCCCGTGCCTTCGCCGCGTACGAGAGCCACCTGCGTCCGGGGGTCGAGCACACGCAGACCTTCGCGCGGAAGTTCGTCGGCGAGATGACGATGGACCGGAAGTGGAAGATCCAGCTGCGGCTGCTGATGGTGCGGATGCTGCCGAAGATGCCGTGGAAGGGGTTCATCGCCAAGAAGATCGCGGAGGACGTACAGAAGATGGCGCACGCGGTGCCGCTCAAGGAGTACGCGGGGGTCGTCGGCCACCGCGCGGCGTGA
- a CDS encoding NAD(P)/FAD-dependent oxidoreductase: protein MASSDRNPGSPGIATTNDRPVYVIGAGPGGLAAAAALRARGVRAVVLEKSDQVGASWRAHYDRLHLHTTRALSGLPGLKMPRSFGRWVSRDDVVRYLEKYVDHHELEIVTGVEVSRVDRTPDGSAWLLHASGGRELTGSAVVVATGHNHTPHLPAWPHSASYKGELLHAADYRNPTPFQGKDVLVVGVGNTGAEIAADLASGGASRVRLAVRTPPYILRRTTAGWPAQRTGILVRRLPVGLVDRAGDVVCRLSVPDLSAQGLPRPTRGLYSRVNEGAIPVQDVGLIAAIRAGEVEPVTALDSFDAATGEALLADGSRLAPDVIIAATGYRRSLEGLVGHLGVLDAQGRPTVHGPRTSPQAPALHFTGFTNPISGMFREMALDAERIARAVARAPRHR from the coding sequence ATGGCCTCCAGCGACCGCAACCCCGGCTCCCCCGGCATAGCCACCACCAACGACCGCCCGGTGTACGTCATCGGAGCGGGCCCCGGCGGTCTGGCAGCGGCGGCAGCCCTGCGCGCCCGGGGCGTCCGTGCCGTGGTCCTGGAGAAGTCCGACCAGGTCGGGGCGTCCTGGCGGGCCCACTACGACCGACTGCACCTGCACACCACCCGCGCTCTGTCGGGCCTCCCGGGCCTGAAGATGCCGCGCTCGTTCGGCCGCTGGGTCTCCCGGGACGACGTGGTCCGCTACCTGGAAAAGTACGTGGACCACCACGAGTTGGAGATCGTCACGGGCGTCGAGGTCTCCCGTGTCGACCGCACCCCGGACGGCTCCGCCTGGCTCCTCCACGCCAGCGGCGGCCGCGAGCTGACGGGCTCCGCCGTGGTCGTCGCCACCGGCCACAACCACACCCCGCACCTCCCGGCCTGGCCCCACTCGGCCTCGTACAAGGGCGAACTCCTCCACGCCGCCGACTACCGCAACCCAACTCCCTTCCAGGGCAAGGACGTCCTGGTCGTTGGCGTCGGCAACACGGGCGCGGAGATCGCCGCCGACCTCGCCTCGGGCGGTGCTTCCCGCGTACGCCTCGCCGTCCGCACACCCCCGTACATCCTGCGCCGCACCACGGCGGGCTGGCCCGCCCAGCGCACGGGCATCCTGGTGCGCCGCCTCCCGGTGGGCCTGGTGGACCGGGCGGGCGACGTGGTCTGCCGCCTCTCGGTCCCCGACCTCTCGGCCCAGGGCCTGCCCCGCCCCACTCGCGGGTTGTACTCGCGAGTGAACGAGGGCGCGATCCCCGTCCAGGACGTGGGCCTGATCGCCGCGATACGGGCGGGCGAGGTCGAGCCGGTCACCGCACTCGACTCCTTCGACGCCGCGACGGGCGAAGCCCTCCTCGCGGACGGCTCCCGCCTCGCCCCGGACGTGATCATCGCCGCCACGGGCTACCGCCGCTCCCTGGAGGGGCTGGTCGGCCACCTCGGCGTGCTGGACGCACAGGGCCGCCCCACCGTCCACGGACCCCGCACGTCCCCCCAGGCCCCCGCCCTGCACTTCACGGGCTTCACGAACCCGATCTCGGGAATGTTCCGCGAAATGGCCCTGGACGCGGAACGCATCGCGCGGGCGGTGGCACGCGCTCCCCGGCACCGCTGA
- a CDS encoding nitroreductase family deazaflavin-dependent oxidoreductase gives MAATTGARGVKLMQKVSSTRTFARIAPHVIPAMDRAVHRLSRGRTMMSTRMLPGVVLTAKGAKSGQPRVTPLACMPEPEKGTWILIGSNFGRPGHPAWTGNLLAHPEVSVSWEGQDIPVRARLLKGEERAEAWRAVLGFWPPYATYQKRIEREIRLFRIERR, from the coding sequence ATGGCGGCGACGACGGGTGCGCGCGGTGTGAAGCTGATGCAGAAGGTGTCCTCCACGCGTACGTTCGCGAGGATCGCCCCGCACGTCATCCCGGCCATGGACCGCGCCGTCCACCGGCTCAGCAGGGGCAGGACGATGATGAGCACGCGGATGCTGCCGGGGGTGGTCCTCACCGCGAAGGGGGCGAAGAGCGGGCAGCCCCGGGTGACACCGCTGGCCTGCATGCCGGAGCCGGAGAAGGGGACCTGGATCCTGATCGGGTCCAACTTCGGCCGTCCGGGGCATCCCGCCTGGACCGGCAACCTGCTGGCCCACCCCGAGGTCTCCGTCAGCTGGGAGGGGCAGGACATCCCGGTGCGGGCGCGGCTGCTGAAGGGGGAGGAGCGGGCGGAGGCGTGGCGGGCGGTGCTGGGGTTCTGGCCGCCGTACGCGACGTACCAGAAGCGGATCGAGAGGGAGATCCGGCTGTTCCGGATCGAACGGCGCTGA
- a CDS encoding acetyl-CoA acetyltransferase codes for MTSPSRKAHQVRKVAVAGVALADCGRVDEATPYALHAQAARRALADAGLDRSVIDGFASAGLGTLAPIEVAEYLGLRPRWVDSTSVGGATWEVMAAHAADAIAAGHASAVLLVYGSTARADIKAGRRTSNLSFGSRGPLQFEVPYGHTLVAKYAMAARRHMHEYGTTLEQLAEVAVQARANAATNPDAMFRTPLTVDEVLSGPMIADPFTKLHCCLRSDGGCAVLLVAEDYVPDMAKEPVWVLGTGTSVSHTTMSQWDDFTVSPAARSGQLAYEQAGLSPSDVDVAEIYDAFTYMTLVTLEDLGFCAKGEGGAFVEKGRLLRDGELPVNTDGGGLSACHPGMRGLFLLVEAVRQLRGEAGAGQVRKAGGRLPEVAVASGTGGWFCSSGTVLLGR; via the coding sequence ATGACATCACCCTCGCGCAAGGCCCACCAGGTCCGCAAGGTCGCTGTCGCAGGTGTCGCGCTCGCCGACTGCGGCCGGGTGGACGAAGCCACCCCGTACGCGCTGCACGCCCAGGCCGCGCGCCGCGCGCTCGCCGATGCGGGCCTCGACCGCTCCGTCATCGACGGCTTCGCCTCCGCCGGGCTCGGCACGCTCGCCCCGATCGAGGTCGCCGAATATCTGGGCCTGCGCCCCCGCTGGGTGGACTCCACCTCGGTCGGCGGCGCCACCTGGGAGGTCATGGCCGCACACGCCGCCGACGCCATCGCCGCAGGTCACGCCAGTGCCGTACTCCTCGTGTACGGATCCACGGCACGTGCCGACATCAAGGCGGGCCGCCGCACGTCGAACCTCTCCTTCGGCTCGCGCGGCCCGCTCCAGTTCGAGGTTCCGTACGGGCACACGCTGGTCGCGAAGTACGCGATGGCCGCGCGCCGTCACATGCACGAGTACGGGACGACCCTGGAGCAGCTCGCCGAGGTGGCGGTGCAGGCGCGGGCGAACGCGGCGACGAACCCGGACGCGATGTTCCGCACCCCGCTCACGGTGGACGAGGTCCTGTCGGGCCCGATGATCGCCGACCCCTTCACCAAGCTGCACTGCTGCCTGCGCAGCGACGGGGGCTGCGCGGTGCTGCTGGTCGCCGAGGACTACGTACCGGACATGGCGAAGGAGCCGGTGTGGGTGCTGGGGACGGGGACGTCGGTGTCCCACACGACGATGTCGCAGTGGGACGACTTCACCGTCTCCCCGGCGGCGAGGAGCGGCCAACTCGCTTACGAACAAGCCGGATTGAGCCCGTCGGACGTGGACGTGGCAGAGATCTACGACGCCTTCACCTACATGACGCTGGTGACGCTCGAAGACCTGGGCTTCTGCGCGAAGGGGGAGGGCGGGGCGTTCGTGGAGAAGGGGCGGCTGCTGCGCGACGGGGAGCTGCCGGTGAACACCGACGGGGGCGGCCTGTCGGCCTGCCATCCGGGGATGCGGGGCCTGTTCCTGCTGGTGGAGGCGGTACGGCAGCTGCGGGGCGAGGCGGGGGCCGGGCAGGTCCGCAAGGCGGGCGGGCGGCTGCCGGAGGTGGCGGTCGCGTCGGGGACGGGCGGCTGGTTCTGCTCGTCGGGAACGGTGCTGCTGGGGCGGTGA